Proteins from a single region of Bacteroidota bacterium:
- a CDS encoding DUF4296 domain-containing protein has protein sequence MRRNLIFIVVLISLTAACKPKSEFEISDAMIKNVPDTVIAVEPMIAIMTDIHIAEAWVQENKTDSISPDIRLKQHYAEIYQLHDITDEAYKKSYKYYSANPVLMNYIYTKVVEQLNVMESQNLKVKKKI, from the coding sequence ATGAGGCGAAACCTGATTTTTATTGTTGTTCTGATAAGCTTAACTGCTGCCTGTAAGCCGAAAAGTGAGTTCGAAATTTCGGATGCCATGATAAAAAATGTGCCCGACACGGTAATTGCTGTAGAACCCATGATTGCCATTATGACCGATATTCATATTGCAGAAGCATGGGTGCAGGAAAATAAAACAGATTCCATTTCGCCCGATATACGCCTCAAGCAACATTATGCTGAAATTTATCAGTTACATGATATTACTGACGAAGCATATAAAAAAAGTTATAAATATTACTCAGCCAATCCTGTATTGATGAATTATATTTATACCAAAGTGGTTGAACAATTAAACGTAATGGAAAGCCAAAACTTAAAAGTGAAAAAAAAGATATAA
- a CDS encoding bile acid:sodium symporter family protein, whose translation MCDEIDGIQLNFSSDNMLLLNLLLAFLMFGIALDLKTTHFKELFKYPKKSLVGIASQYIVLPFITYLIVLVMRPCPSIALGIFLLGACPGGNMSNFLSSLAKGNVALSVTLTATSTLLAPLMTPLNFAFYGSMYGPTAELMKEISVDPVELFVTIIVILGIPLAIGMFVNYKFPNFTKKIMRPIQIISVIIFMCFIVFAFLKNADIFIDIIGMIFLLVLLHNGLAMLSGYGLGALFKLNFQDKKCLAIETGIHNAALGLIIIFTFFNGMGGMAVVAGWWGIWDLVTGFTVATIWSRMAAKQAAKI comes from the coding sequence ATGTGCGACGAAATAGATGGCATACAACTCAATTTCAGTAGCGATAACATGTTGTTACTGAATTTATTACTCGCTTTTCTGATGTTTGGTATAGCGCTCGACCTTAAAACAACACATTTTAAGGAGCTTTTTAAATATCCAAAAAAATCGTTAGTCGGAATTGCAAGTCAATACATTGTTTTACCTTTTATTACTTATTTGATTGTATTGGTAATGCGCCCATGCCCAAGTATTGCATTAGGCATTTTCCTTTTAGGCGCCTGTCCGGGTGGAAATATGAGTAATTTTTTATCCTCTCTTGCCAAAGGAAATGTGGCATTATCTGTTACACTTACAGCCACATCTACATTATTAGCTCCACTAATGACACCGTTAAATTTTGCATTTTATGGCAGTATGTATGGGCCGACTGCAGAATTAATGAAAGAAATAAGTGTCGATCCGGTTGAATTATTTGTAACCATAATTGTAATTCTGGGAATACCCCTAGCCATTGGGATGTTTGTAAATTATAAGTTCCCAAATTTCACAAAAAAAATCATGCGTCCGATTCAGATTATATCGGTAATCATTTTCATGTGTTTTATTGTTTTTGCTTTTTTAAAAAATGCCGACATTTTTATCGACATTATTGGAATGATATTTTTACTCGTTTTGTTGCACAACGGACTCGCCATGTTATCGGGTTATGGGTTGGGGGCTTTGTTCAAATTGAATTTTCAGGACAAAAAATGCCTGGCCATTGAAACCGGTATTCACAATGCTGCATTGGGGCTGATTATTATTTTTACTTTCTTTAACGGCATGGGTGGAATGGCTGTAGTTGCGGGCTGGTGGGGCATTTGGGACCTGGTAACCGGTTTTACGGTGGCAACGATATGGTCGAGGATGGCTGCAAAACAGGCAGCTAAAATTTAA
- a CDS encoding diacylglycerol kinase family lipid kinase yields the protein MKAYTMDKKWFVIINPVSGGKYAPKLWNKMKSLLDAADILYEAVFTEYVDHAGQLAKNALHDGFQQFIIIGGDGTANDVVNGIFNSGFDTSTVTVAMIAAGTGNDWVRTIGTYKNLNAIPEALKQKNTFLQDVGEVWYQKSNQTAKRYFVNITGLGFEGHVAKKLFENNGFLKGTKLQYQIAILKALFVYKHTSLTLTVDDVTTTQTGLSIAAGICKFNGGGLKQLPSAIYDDGLLDMTVIGSMTKLQMVFNLPKLQSGSHVKLNSVNTYRGKTIKIDSDPPIYVDADGEFIGTTPITISLLPKAIQVLRF from the coding sequence TTGAAAGCATACACTATGGATAAAAAATGGTTTGTAATAATTAATCCTGTTTCAGGAGGAAAATATGCGCCTAAGTTATGGAACAAAATGAAATCGCTGTTGGATGCAGCAGATATTTTGTATGAGGCTGTATTTACCGAATATGTGGACCATGCCGGTCAGCTAGCGAAAAATGCTTTACATGACGGGTTTCAGCAATTTATTATTATTGGGGGAGATGGTACAGCAAACGATGTTGTAAATGGCATCTTTAATTCAGGTTTTGATACAAGCACTGTTACAGTTGCAATGATTGCCGCCGGAACAGGAAATGACTGGGTGCGAACGATTGGTACTTACAAAAATTTAAATGCAATTCCCGAAGCACTGAAACAGAAAAACACATTTTTACAAGATGTAGGTGAAGTGTGGTATCAAAAAAGTAACCAGACGGCAAAACGGTATTTTGTAAATATTACCGGATTAGGTTTTGAAGGACACGTTGCAAAAAAATTATTTGAAAATAACGGATTTTTGAAAGGTACAAAATTGCAATATCAAATTGCCATTTTAAAAGCATTATTTGTTTATAAACATACTTCGCTCACACTAACTGTTGATGATGTTACAACAACTCAAACAGGTTTATCTATAGCAGCAGGGATATGTAAATTTAACGGAGGCGGATTAAAACAATTACCTTCAGCAATTTATGATGATGGGTTGCTCGACATGACGGTAATTGGCAGTATGACAAAATTACAAATGGTATTTAATTTACCGAAATTACAAAGTGGTTCTCATGTGAAACTTAATTCTGTAAATACTTATCGCGGAAAAACCATTAAAATAGACAGCGACCCGCCAATTTATGTGGATGCAGATGGTGAATTTATAGGAACAACACCAATCACCATTTCATTATTACCAAAAGCGATACAAGTGTTACGTTTTTAA
- a CDS encoding aminotransferase class IV yields MVYFNNRYIPATTFAVNSGNRAFKYGDALFETLLIINKKTPLLNYNLQRLKKGMLLLGINFPDAWNIVFFEDIIASLTNELNLENGRCKITVWRDGGGLYKPEINDAALLIEITPITSPVLSFVQKDLRLGVYDDYPKMIHPLSACKTANALPYVLAAKFAAENQFDDVLLLNTDDLIADAISSNIVIVKNNSFYTTTTMNGGVEGTMQQFICDHADDLDIAISRMPMTVGEVLSADAVLLTNAIQGIVPVTRFQDATFENNSAIELLQKLKALITGM; encoded by the coding sequence ATGGTTTATTTTAATAATCGTTATATCCCTGCTACAACGTTTGCCGTAAATTCCGGCAACCGCGCTTTTAAATACGGTGACGCCCTGTTTGAAACACTACTCATTATCAACAAAAAAACACCTTTACTCAATTATAATCTGCAACGTTTAAAAAAAGGAATGTTATTGTTGGGAATAAATTTTCCTGATGCATGGAATATTGTTTTTTTTGAAGATATCATTGCATCGCTAACCAATGAATTAAATCTGGAAAATGGTCGCTGCAAAATTACAGTATGGCGCGATGGGGGAGGATTGTATAAACCGGAAATAAATGATGCCGCGCTCTTAATTGAAATAACACCGATAACTTCACCAGTTTTAAGTTTTGTTCAAAAAGATTTACGATTAGGGGTATATGATGATTATCCAAAAATGATTCATCCGCTTTCAGCATGTAAAACAGCAAATGCTTTACCTTATGTGTTAGCGGCAAAATTTGCTGCAGAAAATCAGTTTGATGATGTTTTATTACTTAACACTGATGATTTAATAGCGGATGCCATCAGTTCTAATATTGTTATCGTTAAAAATAATTCCTTCTACACAACAACAACAATGAATGGTGGGGTGGAAGGTACCATGCAACAATTTATTTGCGATCATGCCGACGATCTGGATATCGCAATAAGCAGGATGCCTATGACCGTAGGGGAGGTTTTAAGTGCAGATGCCGTGTTGCTTACCAATGCCATTCAGGGTATTGTGCCGGTAACCCGCTTTCAGGATGCTACGTTTGAGAACAATTCTGCAATTGAATTGTTACAAAAATTAAAAGCATTAATTACCGGAATGTAA
- a CDS encoding DUF3089 domain-containing protein, with protein sequence MKLSYFIFSGVIILFFTACATMPVKSDFTTEKNPPAPDYSNTQYWSALPDKKDSADHIPNNSPVLLADGQANADVDVFFIYPTHFFSRKEWNADVNDAKLNDRVDTRSIYHQASVFNGSCKVYAPRYRQATFNAYFSLDNPDAMKAFELAYEDIKTAFQFYLDHYNHGRPIIIAGHSQGTTHAKWLLRDFFDGKPLQNQLVCAYLIGMPVYTYDFTQIQPCDSAGQTGCYVSWRSYLENNEPSDKMVIPDPDKVVVHNPISFTRTMDVVPVDKNVGGLGRDGQTIYPRVCSATVHNDIVWVCRPEIPGKYFIPKNLHPADYNLYWMNIRENVALRMQTWNSH encoded by the coding sequence ATGAAGCTTAGCTATTTTATTTTCTCAGGAGTAATTATATTATTTTTTACAGCCTGCGCCACAATGCCCGTAAAAAGTGATTTTACTACAGAAAAAAATCCCCCTGCACCTGATTATTCCAATACGCAATATTGGTCAGCATTACCTGATAAAAAAGATTCTGCTGATCATATTCCAAATAACTCGCCGGTACTGCTCGCCGATGGTCAGGCTAATGCAGATGTAGATGTATTTTTTATTTACCCAACACATTTTTTTTCGAGAAAAGAATGGAATGCAGATGTTAATGATGCGAAATTAAACGACAGAGTTGATACACGTTCCATTTATCATCAGGCAAGTGTATTTAATGGTAGTTGCAAAGTGTATGCGCCGCGTTACAGGCAGGCAACATTTAATGCTTATTTTTCATTAGATAATCCGGATGCAATGAAAGCATTTGAATTGGCTTATGAAGATATTAAAACTGCATTTCAATTTTATCTCGACCACTATAATCACGGCCGGCCAATAATTATTGCCGGTCATAGCCAGGGCACCACACATGCAAAATGGTTGCTGCGCGATTTTTTTGATGGCAAACCTTTACAAAATCAATTGGTATGTGCTTATTTAATTGGAATGCCGGTGTACACCTATGATTTCACACAAATTCAGCCCTGCGACAGTGCCGGCCAAACCGGATGTTATGTGAGTTGGAGAAGTTATCTTGAAAATAATGAACCAAGTGATAAAATGGTTATTCCTGATCCGGACAAGGTTGTTGTGCACAATCCGATTTCGTTTACGAGAACGATGGATGTGGTGCCGGTTGATAAAAATGTTGGTGGATTAGGCCGTGATGGTCAAACAATATATCCGAGAGTATGCAGCGCTACAGTGCATAATGATATTGTATGGGTTTGTCGACCTGAAATTCCCGGAAAATATTTTATTCCGAAAAATTTACATCCTGCTGATTATAATTTATATTGGATGAATATCAGAGAAAATGTTGCACTGCGAATGCAGACATGGAATAGTCATTAA
- a CDS encoding CoA transferase subunit A, with amino-acid sequence MKKVVLNAEEAIQDIFDGAVIMLGGFGLCGIPENCIAALVKKGTKNLTCISNNAGVDDFGIGLMLQQHQVKKMISSYVGENAEFERQLLSGELEVELIPQGTLATRCMAAGYGMPAIFTPAGVGTEVAEGKETRVFNGKTYLLEYAFEADFAIVKAWKGDTHGNLIYKSTARNFNPLMAMGGKITIAEVEELVPAGELNPNEIHTPGIYVHRIFQGNNYEKRIEQKTISK; translated from the coding sequence ATGAAAAAAGTTGTGTTGAATGCTGAAGAAGCGATTCAGGATATTTTTGATGGTGCAGTAATAATGTTGGGTGGTTTCGGATTGTGTGGGATTCCCGAAAATTGTATTGCGGCACTCGTGAAAAAAGGAACAAAAAATTTAACCTGTATTTCAAATAATGCCGGTGTTGATGATTTTGGTATCGGATTAATGTTACAACAACACCAGGTGAAAAAAATGATCAGCAGTTATGTTGGCGAAAATGCAGAATTTGAACGTCAGTTATTAAGCGGTGAACTGGAAGTGGAATTAATTCCGCAGGGTACGTTGGCTACACGATGTATGGCTGCAGGTTACGGAATGCCTGCCATTTTTACACCTGCAGGTGTTGGAACCGAAGTAGCTGAAGGAAAAGAGACAAGAGTATTTAACGGCAAAACGTATTTATTGGAATATGCATTTGAGGCCGACTTTGCAATTGTAAAAGCCTGGAAAGGAGATACCCACGGAAATTTAATTTATAAATCAACTGCAAGAAACTTTAATCCCTTGATGGCAATGGGTGGAAAAATTACGATTGCTGAGGTGGAAGAATTAGTGCCGGCAGGCGAATTAAATCCAAACGAAATTCATACACCCGGTATTTATGTACATCGCATTTTTCAGGGAAACAATTATGAAAAACGTATTGAACAAAAAACAATCAGTAAATAA
- a CDS encoding 1-acyl-sn-glycerol-3-phosphate acyltransferase, with translation MLNGNITRKVFSKQPAIEFRGRKLYPYTKGYWFVQPLLISIPYRYYYSKFQVQGWENVPIDKPVIFAISHRNAFMDSLAFVNTKSTQVWQLARGDAFNNKMLGNLFYFFHMLPLWRERDGVDTRAMNQPTFNACADLLANNAMIGIYPEGNCINEEHIRPLKKGICRIAFMAEERYDFDLDVHIIPVGINYTGAEKFKKWQLINFGEPILLKKYSSEYKTNPALAINHLKDEIEQGMQVVTTHVSHGPMHEEIVELSEFYARHDVLSSGNKYEPITWFKAKKEITPKLETLQQENPEALKNIVHDYNTYKTERNQYNFRENTFDKARQSVLAITFMALYFILLFPLFIYGLVINYLPYRIPQWYAENKLKQKIFWSSAKYAISCILFPVYYMILTLIVWSVLGSLLSALIFLVSFPIAGNLAFYYWFDFKKWWSVIRYKQLGAEVRGKLNYAREKLLNTLAEL, from the coding sequence ATGTTGAACGGCAATATTACCAGAAAGGTATTCTCTAAACAACCGGCCATCGAATTCAGAGGCAGGAAATTATATCCTTATACCAAAGGGTATTGGTTCGTGCAGCCTTTGCTTATCAGTATCCCATACCGTTATTATTATAGCAAATTTCAAGTGCAAGGCTGGGAAAATGTGCCTATAGATAAACCGGTAATTTTTGCAATTAGTCACCGCAACGCGTTTATGGACAGCCTTGCATTTGTGAATACAAAAAGCACTCAGGTTTGGCAATTGGCAAGGGGAGATGCCTTCAATAATAAAATGTTAGGTAACTTATTTTATTTCTTTCACATGCTGCCTTTATGGCGCGAAAGAGATGGGGTAGATACAAGGGCAATGAATCAGCCAACATTTAATGCATGCGCAGATTTACTCGCCAATAATGCGATGATTGGTATTTATCCTGAAGGTAATTGTATTAACGAAGAACATATTCGGCCATTAAAAAAAGGTATTTGCCGCATTGCCTTTATGGCTGAAGAACGTTATGATTTTGATTTGGATGTGCATATTATTCCGGTTGGAATTAATTATACAGGTGCTGAAAAATTCAAGAAATGGCAACTCATTAATTTCGGTGAACCAATTCTCTTAAAAAAATACAGTTCCGAATATAAAACCAATCCGGCATTAGCAATTAATCATCTTAAAGATGAAATTGAACAAGGTATGCAGGTGGTCACCACGCATGTCAGCCACGGCCCGATGCATGAAGAAATTGTCGAATTATCCGAATTTTATGCGCGTCACGATGTGCTTTCATCAGGAAATAAATATGAACCAATAACCTGGTTTAAAGCAAAAAAGGAAATTACGCCCAAACTGGAAACATTACAACAGGAAAATCCTGAAGCATTAAAAAATATTGTTCACGACTATAATACCTATAAAACAGAACGGAATCAATATAATTTCAGAGAAAATACTTTTGATAAAGCAAGACAGTCAGTGCTGGCTATTACGTTTATGGCGCTGTATTTTATTTTATTATTTCCTTTATTTATTTACGGATTAGTAATTAATTATTTGCCTTACCGGATACCTCAGTGGTATGCTGAAAATAAACTGAAACAAAAAATATTCTGGAGCTCTGCAAAATACGCAATCAGCTGCATTCTGTTTCCGGTTTATTACATGATTTTGACGTTAATTGTATGGTCTGTATTAGGTAGTTTATTATCCGCCTTAATATTTTTGGTATCATTCCCAATTGCGGGGAACCTTGCATTTTATTATTGGTTCGACTTCAAAAAATGGTGGTCTGTTATCCGCTACAAACAGCTTGGTGCCGAGGTTAGAGGTAAATTAAATTATGCCAGAGAGAAACTCCTGAATACACTGGCGGAACTCTGA
- a CDS encoding aspartate aminotransferase family protein yields MLSKSEFRQQAHQVVDWIADYLDNIEKFPVKSQITPGAIKHQIAENPPLTGENMQDIFEDFKNIIPPGITHWQHPGFMALFPSNSSYESVLAEFLTAGLGVNAMVWETSPAATELEEKMMEWVAQNFGIPAGWKGVIHDTASISTLTAIITAREKYSAFQINNHGFSDFNQLTMYCSDQTHYSIEKGAKAAGIGFNHVIKIASDENYAMQPALLENKIVEDIAAGKQPFMVVAALGTTSSLAFDPLLEISAICKKYNLWLHIDAAYAGSAFILPEYQHYLNGIVDADSYVFNAHKWLFTNFDCSLYFVKDAPLLINTFSSNPDYLKCTLDEVTNFKDWGLPLGRRFRALKLWFMLRSFGIEGIQSKLRKHIALANYFYKQISYNTSWEIMAPFVMNVICLRYHPKSINDEQYLNQMNENLVTEINSTGKFFISGTKLKGNYVIRVVIGQTNVEQKHVDELLNYFNPI; encoded by the coding sequence ATGCTTTCAAAATCAGAATTTCGTCAACAAGCGCATCAGGTAGTAGACTGGATTGCCGATTATCTCGACAATATTGAAAAATTTCCTGTTAAATCGCAAATAACACCCGGTGCTATCAAACATCAAATCGCTGAAAACCCGCCGTTAACGGGAGAAAACATGCAGGATATTTTTGAAGATTTTAAAAATATTATCCCGCCGGGTATCACCCACTGGCAGCATCCGGGATTTATGGCCTTGTTTCCAAGCAATTCAAGTTATGAGAGTGTTTTAGCTGAATTTTTAACAGCAGGTTTGGGTGTTAACGCTATGGTTTGGGAAACTTCGCCCGCAGCTACTGAACTCGAAGAAAAAATGATGGAATGGGTTGCACAAAATTTTGGTATTCCCGCAGGTTGGAAAGGGGTGATCCATGATACGGCCTCCATTTCTACATTAACTGCAATTATCACAGCAAGAGAAAAATACAGTGCTTTTCAAATTAATAATCATGGGTTCAGCGATTTTAATCAGCTTACCATGTATTGTTCAGACCAAACACATTACTCAATTGAAAAAGGTGCTAAAGCTGCGGGGATTGGATTTAATCATGTAATAAAAATTGCATCTGATGAAAATTATGCCATGCAACCTGCACTTTTGGAAAATAAAATAGTGGAAGATATCGCAGCGGGAAAACAACCTTTTATGGTAGTTGCGGCATTAGGCACAACCAGTTCGCTCGCATTTGATCCTTTATTGGAAATAAGTGCTATTTGTAAAAAATATAATTTGTGGCTGCACATTGATGCTGCTTATGCAGGTTCAGCTTTTATTTTACCGGAATATCAGCACTATTTGAATGGTATTGTTGATGCAGACAGTTATGTATTTAATGCACATAAATGGTTATTTACCAATTTTGATTGTTCGTTGTATTTTGTGAAAGATGCACCGCTATTAATTAACACGTTTTCATCGAACCCCGATTATTTAAAATGCACTTTAGATGAAGTTACCAATTTTAAGGATTGGGGTTTGCCTTTAGGTAGACGTTTTCGTGCGCTTAAATTATGGTTCATGTTGCGCAGTTTTGGTATTGAAGGTATTCAGTCGAAACTCAGAAAACATATTGCACTGGCAAATTATTTTTATAAACAAATCAGCTATAACACTAGCTGGGAAATAATGGCACCTTTTGTTATGAATGTGATTTGTTTACGGTATCATCCAAAATCAATTAACGACGAGCAATATCTGAATCAAATGAATGAAAACCTTGTGACAGAAATAAATAGTACCGGTAAATTTTTTATCTCCGGAACAAAATTAAAAGGTAATTATGTAATTCGTGTGGTTATTGGGCAAACCAATGTGGAACAAAAACATGTTGATGAATTATTGAATTATTTTAACCCGATTTAA
- a CDS encoding YggS family pyridoxal phosphate-dependent enzyme codes for MSNFDELSSILREKNVTLVAVSKTRSIEEILALYNCGQRDFGENRVQEMRDKYEALPKDIRWHLIGHLQTNKVKYIAEWVHLIHSVDSLALLEEINKQAQKHNRIIPCLLQVYIASEETKFGLDEDELITLLKSDVYKQMHNIAVVGLMGMATNTENVSLIRNEFSHLVQLFDKIKANYFGQDDAFRQKSMGMSSDYTIAVEIGSTMVRIGSLLFGERMVK; via the coding sequence ATGAGCAATTTTGATGAACTAAGCAGCATTCTCCGGGAAAAAAATGTAACGCTCGTAGCCGTATCCAAAACACGGTCAATCGAGGAGATTTTAGCACTTTATAACTGCGGTCAGCGCGACTTCGGGGAAAACAGGGTGCAGGAAATGCGCGATAAATATGAGGCACTCCCAAAAGACATCCGTTGGCACCTTATCGGACACCTCCAAACCAATAAAGTAAAATACATTGCGGAATGGGTGCATCTGATACACTCGGTGGACAGTTTGGCACTACTTGAAGAAATTAACAAACAGGCGCAAAAACATAATCGTATTATTCCTTGTTTATTACAGGTTTACATTGCCAGCGAAGAAACTAAGTTTGGGTTAGATGAAGATGAGCTCATTACTCTGCTAAAAAGTGATGTTTATAAACAAATGCATAATATCGCTGTTGTTGGGTTGATGGGCATGGCTACAAATACTGAAAATGTGTCGCTCATAAGAAACGAATTCAGTCACCTTGTACAGTTGTTTGATAAAATCAAGGCAAATTATTTTGGGCAAGATGATGCTTTCAGGCAAAAATCGATGGGCATGAGTAGCGACTATACCATTGCAGTTGAAATAGGCAGTACGATGGTACGAATCGGTAGTTTACTTTTTGGCGAACGAATGGTAAAGTAA
- a CDS encoding CoA transferase subunit B, with protein sequence MLDKNQIAKRIARELKDGYYVNLGIGIPTLVANYIPEGISVTLQSENGLLGMGPFPTEEQVDPDLINAGKQTITTLPGSAFFDSALSFGMIRAGKVDLTVLGAMEVADNGDIANWKIPGKMVKGMGGAMDLVASAKNIIVAMQHVNKAGESKLLKKCSLPITGLGVVKKVVTELGVFDVTPDGFKLLERAPGVSVETIREKTEGRLIVEGDVPEMDI encoded by the coding sequence ATGTTAGATAAAAATCAAATCGCAAAACGTATTGCAAGAGAATTAAAGGATGGATATTACGTAAACCTTGGTATCGGAATTCCTACACTTGTTGCAAATTATATTCCTGAAGGTATTTCAGTAACCTTACAAAGTGAAAACGGATTACTCGGCATGGGTCCGTTTCCTACTGAAGAACAGGTGGATCCGGATTTAATAAATGCGGGTAAACAAACTATAACTACATTGCCGGGTTCAGCCTTTTTCGACAGCGCTTTAAGCTTTGGTATGATTCGCGCCGGGAAAGTTGATTTAACCGTATTAGGCGCCATGGAAGTTGCCGATAACGGTGATATTGCCAATTGGAAAATTCCGGGTAAAATGGTGAAAGGCATGGGCGGCGCAATGGATTTAGTAGCGAGTGCAAAAAATATCATCGTTGCCATGCAGCATGTAAATAAAGCCGGCGAAAGTAAATTGCTTAAAAAATGCTCTTTGCCGATTACCGGTCTTGGTGTGGTGAAAAAAGTGGTGACGGAATTAGGTGTTTTCGACGTTACGCCCGATGGTTTTAAACTGCTGGAACGCGCTCCCGGTGTAAGTGTTGAAACCATTCGCGAAAAAACAGAAGGCCGTTTGATTGTTGAAGGCGATGTGCCTGAAATGGATATATGA